aatccttcacaattttcatataaatatcactGTCTAATGAGCCATATAAGTAGGTGTGACAACGTTCAAAAGATGcatatcaagtttttcatgaaCTACTAAATTAATAAGATACTTGAAGGTGATTGCATCCACCACTGGAGAATATGCctccatataatcaatgtcaGGTCTTTGAGAAAATCCTTGTGCCAAAAGTCGTGCTTAATATCTTACgacttcatttttctcatttcgtTTTCGCACAAAAACCCATTTGTACCCCACTGGCTTTATACCTTCAAGTGTTTGgactataggtccaaaaactttgCATTTTTCAAGCGAAGTCAATTCAATTTTGATTGCATCTTTTTattttggccaatcatttctTCGACAGATTTGGGTTCAAGATCCTCATCTTGTTgcattattttattaacaatatTATAAGCAAAAATATTATCGATAATTACATCATTTCGATTCCATATTTTTCTCGATGAgacataactgactgagatctctttattttcattattttcaggtacctgaacctcttctGAGGTTTCATCAATTATTATGTCTTGCTGCTCTTCATGAGTAGCTTCCtccatattatgattattttgatcatttgctcctctttttttgaggatttttatctTTAGAACTGATTGATCTACCACATTTTAAGTGTGGTTTAGACTTATTTGCATTACTCAATTGTCCTATCGGGACATCAACTCAAATAAGAGCATTAGCAGCTGGAATGTgagattttgtaattcttgatagGTCAGTGAATACACCTGGCAGTTGATTTGTAATGTTTTACAAATGAATTATCCTTTGAACTTCTAGTTCACATTTATTTGTACGAGGATCTAAGTGAGATAATGATAATGCATTCCAGTCTATCTCCTTTTTCAACTGCTTATTTTCTCCCCCTAATGTTGGatatattatttcattaaaataacAATCAGCAAATCTTGTCATAAATAAATCTCCAGTCATaggttccaaatattttataatagaaggATATTCATATCCAACATATATTCTCAAACTTCTTTGAGGACCCATTTTTGTGCGTTGTGGTGGAGCAATTGGAACATATACCGCACATCCAAATACTCTTAGATGGGAAATATTTGATTCTTGACCAAAATTTAATTGTAATGGGGAGACTTTATGATAACTTGTGGGCCTTATCCGCACAAGAGCTGCTGCATGCAAAATAGCATGACCCCATACAGAAATGGAaagttttgttctcataagcATTGGTCTAGCGATTAATTTGAGGCATTTAATCAATGATTCTGCTagaccattttgagtatgaacatgagcAACTGGATGTTCAACTGTTATTCCAGTTGATAGACAATAATCATTAAAAGCCTGGGATGTAAATTCACTCGCATTATCAAGACGAATTGTCTCTATTGTATAATCTAGAAATTGTGctcttaactttattatttgagcAAGTAATCACGCAAATGCCAAATTACGAGTTGATAATAAGCACACATGTGACCATCTTATAGATGCATCTATTAAAACCATATAATACTTAAATGGTCCACATGAAGGGTGAATGGGCCCACATATATCACCCTGTATACGTTCCAGAAATACAGGGGATTCAATTCTCACTTTCATTATTGATGGCCTAGTAATTAATTTGCCTTGAGAACATGCAGAACAAGAGAATTctttaaattgaagaatcttctGGTTCTTCAATGAGTGTCcatatgaattctcaattattttgcaCATCATATTAGAACCGGGATGGCCTAACCGGTCATGCCAAATAATAAAACTGTTTGAATCAGTAAACTTTTGATTTACTATGGCATGTGTTTCAACAGTGCTAATACTTGTGTAGTATAAGCTGGAAGAAAGAGcggataatttttttaattatatatttattacccgacattattgtagtaatataaagatatttaattttttcatcatttgtAGTCTCAATATGATAGCCATTTTGGCGAATGTATTTaaaacttaataagtttctttgagacttactacaatataatgcttcatcaatcatcaaatttgttCCTCTGGGAAGTAATAAGTTAGCTTTTTTGCCATCAATAAATCTTGTACTACCACATATAGTATTAACATTGTcttctttcatcaccaaataagagaaatatttcttatattttagaaTAGTATGTGTGGTAGCACTATCTATAAGACATATATCATCGTAACTTATTTTGAATCCAATTGATGATTGAAAAATTTCCAtattcttcaaataaaaaaatatatattataagaaatttgaaaaactaaCATAAGAAATGTAGAAATTAGAAATATATGGTACTTTAATAAAACAGAAAAACATAattacaaacaaaagaaaataataactttctttataatttattctcGACTAACGTGATCAGTTCTTCAATCAATGTCCTCATAGAAATTTTCAGCTTTCAAATGGGTAATATCTGAGAGGCCCTTAAAGTCATCATCATTGTAAGCAAGATTTGCCTCAACATCATCACATATATTTGATGGAGctgcttcatcatcatcacctcGAAAGGTCAAGTGTACTTCcacatcattttcttttcttttaagggaAGCTTGATAAAGTTTGTTAAAATGATCAGGCATACGACAAACACATGCCAAATGACCTTTCATACCACATCGGTGACAAATATTAACTTTACCCTTTGAAGGATTATTTTGAGAAACTTTATTATTCTCTTGTTTATTTTCACCATTATAACGATAATTATTTCTTCCTCTTCCACGTCCTCGCCCACGTCCACGACCATGGCCTCGACCACGATCACGATAATAATTTTGCCTTATTTCAGGCTGATCATGTGCTGCTACAATATTCGCTTCAGGGAATGGAGCAGATCCAATAGGACGagcttcatgatttttcattaaaaaaatattattctgcTCTGCCACAAGTAGGCATGTAATTAATTctgaatattttttaaatccctTTTCACGATATTGTTATTGTAGCAATACATTAGAAGcatgaaaagtgaaaaaagtttTCTCTAGTAAATCTTCATCAGTGATGGTTTCTCTGCATAATCTTAACTTACTTTATGAATAGCAGAATTATACTCAACTAcagttttaaaatcttgaaaCCGAAGGTGTATCCAGTCATATTTAACTTTCGGTAATACCATCCATTTTAGGTGGTGATATCGGTTCTTCAAGTTGGTCCACAATTCGAGTGGATCTTTCACAGTTAAATATTCAGGTTTTAATCCTTTGTGGAGGTAATAATGAAGAAAAATCATGGCTTTCATTTTAACTTGACAAGATGCGTTATTTTCTTGTTTGATAGTATCCCCAAGACCTCTAGCGTCAAGGTGAATTTCAGCATAAGGACCCATGATAAATTATTCTTTCCGATAATGTCCAGTGCCACAAACTCaagttttgataaatttgacatagtGAAACTATCATACAAAGATTAATAAGTTAGatataatgatattttcaaaataagataaccatctcaaataaatttaaatagaatcaTATATTGTTAATAGATTATTATCAAAAGATTGTTTCCTTTAGAAATTCATATTTGTGTGTGTGTAGAGTCTGGAAACAAATAGTTACATAATAAATACGTACCTTATGAGGGATTTCGTGCTGATAAAgtgttgtaaataaatattctgaaagatactaaaataaaaaaggagaggAGAGAGATCTATATAAgactttgtttctttttcttcttcttggttTGTATTTACAATGTACGATGGAGTATATATGGATAAAGTGTACTATGTGAAAATACATTCACAAAACTATACACCCTACAATACTATGTGTAataggtgtagtatgagtattaTNNNNNNNNNNNNNNNNNNNNNNNNNNNNNNNNNNNNNNNNNNNNNNNNNNNNNNNNNNNNNNNNNNNNNNNNNNNNNNNNNNNNNNNNNNNNNNNNNNNNNNNNNNNNNNNNNNNNNNNNNNNNNNNNNNNNNNNNNNNNNNNNNNNNNNNNNNNNNNNNNNNNNNNNNNNNNNNNNNNNNNNNNNNNNNNNNNNNNNNNNNNNNNNNNNNNNNNNNNNNNNNNNNNNNNNNNNNNNNNNNNNNNNNNNNNNNNNNNNNNNNNNNNNNNNNNNNNNNNNNNNNNNNNNNNNNNNNNNNNNNNNNNNNNNNNNNNNNNNNNNNNNNNNNNNNNNNNNNNNNNNNNNNNNNNNNNNNNNNNNNNNNNNNNNNNNNNNNNNNNNNNNNNNNNNNNNNNNNNNNNNNNNNNNNNNNNNNNNNNNNNNNNNNNNNNNNNNNNNNNNNNNNNNNNNNNNNNNNNNNNNNNNNNNNNNNNNNNNNNNNNNNNNNNNNNNNNNNNNNNNNNNNNNNNNNNNNNNNNNNNNNNNNNNNNNNNNNNNNNNNNNNNNNNNNNNNNNNNNNNNNNNNNNNNNNNNNNNNNNNNNNNNNNNNNNNNNNNNNNNNNNNNNNNNNNNNNNNNNNNNNNNNNNNNNNNNNNNNNNNNNNNNNNNNNNNNNNNNNNNNNNNNNNNNNNNNNNNNNNNNNNNNNNNNNNNNNNNNNNNNNNNNNNNNNNNNNNNNNNNNNNNNNNNNNNNNNNNNNNNNNNNNNNNNNNNNNNNNNNNNNNNNNNNNNNNNNNNNNNNNNNNNNNNNNNNNNNNNNNNNNNNNNNNNNNNNNNNNNNNNNNNNNNNNNNNNNNNNNNNNNNNNNNNNNNNNNNNNNNNNNNNNNNNNNNNNNNNNNNNNNNNNNNNNNNNNNNNNNNNNNNNNNNNNNNNNNNNNNNNNNNNNNNNNNNNNNNNNNNNNNNNNNNNNNNNNNNNNNNNNNNNNNNNNNNNNNNNNNNNNNNNNNNNNNNNNNNNNNNNNNNNNNNNNNNNNNNNNNNNNNNNNNNNNNNNNNNNNNNNNNNNNNNNNNNNNNNNNNNNNNNNNNNNNNNNNNNNNNNNNNNNNNNNNNNNNNNNNNNNNNNNNNNNNNNNNNNNNNNNNNNNNNNNNNNNNNNNNNNNNNNNNNNNNNNNNNNNNNNNNNNNNNNNNNNNNNNNNNNNNNNNNNNNNNNNNNNNNNNNNNNNNNNNNNNNNNNNNNNNNNNNNNNNNNNNNNNNNNNNNNNNNNNNNNNNNNNNNNNNNNNNNNNNNNNNNNNNNNNNNNNNNNNNNNNNNNNNNNNNNNNNNNNNNNNNNNNNNNNNNNNNNNNNNNNNNNNNNNNNNNNNNNNNNNNNNNNNNNNNNNNNNNNNNNNNNNNNNNNNNNNNNNNNNNNNNNNNNNNNNNNNNNNNNNNNNNNNNNNNNNNNNNNNNNNNNNNNNNNNNNNNNNNNNNNNNNNNNNNNNNNNNNNNNNNNNNNNNNNNNNNNNNNNNNNNNNNNNNNNNNNNNNNNNNNNNNNNNNNNNNNNNNNNNNNNNNNNNNNNNNNNNNNNNNNNNNNNNNNNNNNNNNNNNNNNNNNNNNNNNNNNNNNNNNNNNNNNNNNNNNNNNNNNNNNNNNNNNNNNNNNNNNNNNNNNNNNNNNNNNNNNNNNNNNNNNNNNNNNNNNNNNNNNNNNNNNNNNNNNNNNNNNNNNNNNNNNNNNNNNNNNNNNNNNNNNNNNNNNNNNNNNNNNNNNNNNNNNNNNNNNNNNNNNNNNNNNNNNNNNNNNNNNNNNNNNNNNNNNNNNNNNNNNNNNNNNNNNNNNNNNNNNNNNNNNNNNNNNNNNNNNNNNNNNNNNNNNNNNNNNNNNNNNNNNNNNNNNNNNNNNNNNNNNNNNNNNNNNNNNNNNNNNNNNNNNNNNNNNNNNNNNNNNNNNNNNNNNNNNNNNNNNNNNNNNNNNNNNNNNNNNNNNNNNNNNNNNNNNNNNNNNNNNNNNNNNNNNNNNNNNNNNNNNNNNNNNNNNNNNNNNNNNNNNNNNNNNNNNNNNNNNNNNNNNNNNNNNNNNNNNNNNNNNNNNNNNNNNNNNNNNNNNNNNNNNNNNNNNNNNNNNNNNNNNNNNNNNNNNNNNNNNNNNNNNNNNNNNNNNNNNNNNNNNNNNNNNNNNNNNNNNNNNNNNNNNNNNNNNNNNNNNNNNNNNNNNNNNNNNNNNNNNNNNNNNNNNNNNNNNNNNNNNNNNNNNNNNNNNNNNNNNNNNNNNNNNNNNNNNNNNNNNNNNNNNNNNNNNNNNNNNNNNNNNNNNNNNNNNNNNNNNNNNNNNNNNNNNNNNNNNNNNNNNNNNNNNNNNNNNNNN
This portion of the Capsicum annuum cultivar UCD-10X-F1 unplaced genomic scaffold, UCD10Xv1.1 ctg5306, whole genome shotgun sequence genome encodes:
- the LOC107853395 gene encoding uncharacterized protein LOC107853395 produces the protein MKNHEARPIGSAPFPEANIVAAHDQPEIRQNYYRDRGRGHGRGRGRGRGRGRNNYRYNGENKQENNKVSQNNPSKGKVNICHRCGMKGHLACVCRMPDHFNKLYQASLKRKENDVEVHLTFRGDDDEAAPSNICDDVEANLAYNDDDFKGLSDITHLKAENFYEDID